The Methanomethylovorans hollandica DSM 15978 genome includes a region encoding these proteins:
- a CDS encoding cation-translocating P-type ATPase gives MGEKRWCAIPAEDVFSLIGSDQDGLSDQEASIRLARDGYNEVTSKKEHGPIYRFLKQFASPLIYLLLIAAVITLFLGKYADAVVIVLVVLANAIIGFIQEGKAQNALESLAKLLVPEARVLRDGVSKVLPSRELVVGDVVLLESGDRVPADLRLFYVKNLRADEAILTGESLPVEKNASAIDSDCVSYGDQKNVSFAGTLISQGQGRGIVVATGNDTQIGRISKFIRESKEISTPLLRKMARLSLILSVVIVAIATLTFAVGLLQGYDTVEVFMASVSLAVAAIPEGLPAVITISMAIGVNRMAARNTIIRTVPAVETLGSATVICTDKTGTLTRNQMTVTQVYAAGKTYTITGTGYSPEGDFLLDEIKVDPLQDKALVETLKAGVLCNDASFKGTDNIDGDPTEGALLVSGLKAGKFHIPRKDVVPFEPEQRFMATLHEKEDGSRIIYVKGSPETVLDMCVSQFDGNYLVPVDTEGIMQAAEQMASEALRVLAMAYRDVPKDVAGIEAEDIGDLVFVGLQGMMDPPRDDVMEAIAKCKTAGIRVIMITGDHLKTASAIAKKIGIESSGALSGGDMEKMSDEHLSEKLDYVSVFARTSPEDKLRIVKLLQKKGEVVAVTGDGINDAPALKTADIGIAMGQTGTEVAKEASDMVLADDHFSSIVAAIEEGRDVYSKIQKIILWTLPTNGGQGLSIVIAVLLGITLPLVPLQILWLNTVTAIGLGVPITMEPKERGILKRPPRPPKESILVPLIKRRIIFVSLLIVAGAYLTFFLKMGRDGDLTAARTVALNTIVFFQIFYLFNSKSMYEYVYKDLLSNKYMLLGIGIVVLLQLLITYNGALNSIFSTAPLLAVDWLMIIAVSSTVFFLIELEKYLYKKHYIS, from the coding sequence ATGGGAGAAAAAAGATGGTGTGCCATTCCAGCTGAGGATGTCTTTTCGTTGATCGGAAGCGATCAGGATGGCCTAAGCGATCAGGAGGCCAGTATAAGGCTTGCGAGGGACGGATACAATGAGGTGACGTCCAAGAAAGAACATGGCCCTATCTATCGTTTTCTTAAGCAGTTCGCGAGCCCTCTTATCTATCTGCTGCTGATAGCTGCGGTCATCACTCTGTTCCTTGGGAAGTATGCAGATGCTGTGGTCATTGTATTGGTGGTACTGGCAAATGCTATAATCGGTTTCATACAGGAAGGCAAGGCGCAAAATGCTCTGGAATCATTAGCTAAGTTACTGGTACCTGAAGCACGGGTATTAAGGGATGGTGTCAGCAAGGTATTGCCAAGCAGGGAGCTTGTGGTAGGAGATGTGGTGCTGCTGGAATCAGGAGACAGGGTCCCTGCAGACCTGCGCCTGTTCTATGTGAAGAACCTGAGGGCAGATGAAGCGATCCTCACAGGAGAGTCATTACCTGTGGAAAAGAACGCCTCCGCCATTGATAGTGATTGTGTTTCCTATGGTGATCAGAAGAACGTATCTTTTGCCGGCACCCTCATTTCACAGGGCCAGGGAAGGGGTATCGTTGTGGCAACAGGTAATGACACACAGATAGGCAGGATCTCCAAATTTATCAGGGAAAGCAAGGAGATCTCAACTCCCCTGCTGCGTAAGATGGCACGGCTCAGCCTCATCCTTTCAGTTGTGATCGTAGCTATTGCGACACTTACCTTTGCTGTGGGTCTTTTGCAAGGATATGATACCGTAGAAGTATTCATGGCGTCGGTTAGTCTTGCAGTCGCTGCTATTCCCGAAGGGTTGCCTGCAGTCATTACCATTTCCATGGCCATAGGTGTCAACAGGATGGCAGCAAGGAACACGATCATCCGTACGGTACCTGCGGTAGAGACCCTGGGAAGTGCTACTGTTATCTGCACTGACAAGACCGGTACTCTCACCAGGAATCAAATGACAGTGACACAGGTATACGCTGCAGGCAAGACTTATACTATAACAGGTACGGGTTATTCACCTGAAGGTGATTTCCTACTGGATGAGATCAAAGTTGATCCGCTTCAGGATAAAGCCCTTGTGGAAACCCTTAAGGCGGGTGTGCTCTGCAATGACGCTTCTTTCAAAGGGACAGATAACATAGATGGTGACCCTACGGAAGGTGCACTACTCGTTTCCGGCCTTAAGGCCGGTAAGTTCCATATTCCCCGCAAGGACGTAGTTCCCTTTGAGCCGGAACAAAGGTTCATGGCCACACTGCATGAAAAGGAAGACGGTTCACGGATAATATATGTAAAAGGTTCCCCTGAAACGGTCCTTGACATGTGTGTCTCACAGTTTGACGGAAATTACCTTGTTCCTGTAGATACGGAAGGTATTATGCAGGCTGCCGAGCAGATGGCCTCAGAGGCGCTGAGAGTTCTGGCTATGGCTTACAGGGATGTTCCTAAGGATGTAGCGGGCATTGAAGCAGAGGATATAGGAGATCTTGTATTTGTAGGACTGCAGGGCATGATGGACCCCCCAAGAGATGATGTGATGGAGGCCATAGCAAAATGCAAAACTGCAGGCATTCGAGTAATAATGATCACAGGAGACCATTTGAAAACTGCCTCTGCCATTGCAAAAAAAATAGGAATAGAATCATCAGGTGCTCTATCTGGAGGCGATATGGAGAAAATGTCAGATGAGCATCTGAGCGAAAAATTGGATTATGTTTCGGTGTTTGCACGCACCTCTCCGGAAGATAAGTTAAGAATAGTAAAGTTACTACAGAAAAAAGGTGAGGTCGTGGCTGTAACAGGGGACGGGATAAACGATGCTCCTGCCCTTAAAACAGCGGATATCGGCATAGCCATGGGCCAGACAGGCACAGAGGTGGCAAAAGAGGCTTCTGATATGGTACTAGCAGATGACCACTTTTCGTCCATTGTAGCCGCTATCGAAGAAGGCAGAGATGTCTACAGCAAGATCCAGAAGATCATATTATGGACACTGCCTACGAACGGTGGACAGGGATTATCCATAGTGATAGCGGTGTTGCTGGGGATCACATTGCCCCTGGTGCCCCTGCAGATCCTATGGCTCAATACGGTGACAGCTATCGGACTTGGTGTTCCCATCACTATGGAGCCAAAGGAAAGGGGCATACTGAAAAGGCCGCCAAGGCCACCTAAGGAATCTATCCTCGTTCCTCTGATCAAGAGAAGGATCATATTTGTATCCTTGCTGATAGTTGCTGGTGCCTACCTTACATTCTTCCTGAAGATGGGAAGAGATGGGGATCTTACTGCAGCACGTACTGTTGCTTTGAATACGATAGTGTTCTTCCAGATATTCTATCTGTTCAACTCCAAGTCAATGTATGAGTATGTCTACAAGGATCTGCTATCTAACAAGTACATGCTGCTGGGTATTGGTATAGTTGTGTTGCTCCAGTTGCTGATAACTTATAATGGCGCTCTGAACTCTATATTTTCCACAGCGCCTCTTCTGGCCGTGGACTGGCTGATGATCATAGCGGTTTCCAGTACAGTCTTCTTCCTCATAGAGCTTGAAAAATATCTGTACAAGAAGCACTATATCTCATAA
- the polX gene encoding DNA polymerase/3'-5' exonuclease PolX, translating to MDNAEVAKLLYEMAYMLEFKGENVFKIKAYQKAARHIEELEEDLNVLCKKDDLAHIPGVGEAIEAKIKEMLETGTFMAYEELRHTIPEKIEEITAVQGIGPRTAYLLYTKLGVKDLKGLLRAAEEHRIRRIPGMGVKMEENVLIAAKRQFAEGNTGRFPLGLALPIAEEISRKLVDGELIREVQIAGSIRRWKETVGDIDLIACSNEPERAIEAFTLMDNVQEILEKGTTKGSVIYKEHIQVDMRIVKDDSFGSLLQHFTGSKDHNVKLRNIALAKGLHLSEYGLKNVETGEQMPFSAEEQQYEMLGLQFIPPELREDRGEIEAAMQRKIPRLIEIGDIKGDLHVHSNWSDGRNTIKEMALAARALGYEYIAITDHSGSSRIASGLSEKRLMEHVKEIEQLNASIDGIRILSGTECDILPNGTLDYGDDLLEQLDIVVVAVHGAVEQDSKTMTKRIVTALENEHVHILAHPTGRKFGKRLPFEMDMKKIMEAALEFGKVLEINSSPQRLDLNGNYAMMAMEMGIKLAINTDAHSPDQFANIRYGVGTARRAWVKPADVVNTLDLKELCKLLGIP from the coding sequence ATGGATAACGCTGAAGTGGCAAAGCTCCTGTATGAAATGGCATATATGCTGGAGTTCAAAGGAGAGAACGTTTTCAAGATAAAAGCATACCAGAAAGCTGCACGACATATTGAGGAGCTGGAAGAGGATCTAAATGTCCTGTGCAAAAAAGATGATCTTGCCCATATTCCCGGTGTTGGAGAGGCAATAGAGGCAAAAATAAAGGAAATGCTTGAAACAGGCACATTCATGGCCTATGAAGAGCTCAGACATACGATACCGGAAAAAATAGAAGAGATCACTGCCGTGCAGGGAATCGGCCCCAGGACCGCGTATCTGCTGTACACAAAACTAGGCGTGAAAGATCTGAAAGGATTGCTCAGAGCTGCAGAAGAACACCGGATACGCAGGATCCCTGGAATGGGTGTTAAGATGGAAGAGAATGTCCTTATTGCAGCTAAACGCCAGTTTGCAGAAGGCAATACCGGAAGGTTCCCTTTGGGTTTGGCATTGCCTATAGCCGAAGAAATATCCAGAAAGCTCGTTGATGGGGAATTGATCCGGGAGGTCCAGATAGCGGGCAGCATAAGGCGATGGAAAGAAACTGTGGGGGATATTGATCTCATAGCCTGCTCCAATGAGCCGGAAAGAGCCATAGAGGCTTTTACACTTATGGATAATGTACAGGAGATCCTTGAGAAGGGAACTACTAAAGGTTCTGTCATATATAAAGAACATATCCAGGTGGACATGAGGATCGTTAAAGATGATTCATTCGGTTCCCTGCTTCAGCATTTCACAGGCTCGAAGGATCATAATGTAAAATTGCGCAATATAGCCCTCGCAAAGGGTTTGCATCTCAGTGAATATGGATTAAAGAACGTTGAAACCGGAGAACAAATGCCTTTTTCTGCGGAAGAGCAACAGTACGAGATGCTCGGCCTTCAGTTCATTCCACCTGAACTGCGCGAGGACAGGGGAGAAATAGAAGCAGCAATGCAAAGAAAGATCCCTCGGCTTATAGAGATCGGTGACATCAAAGGTGATCTTCACGTACATTCCAACTGGAGTGACGGTAGGAACACCATCAAAGAAATGGCGCTTGCAGCCAGAGCTCTCGGGTATGAATATATAGCTATCACTGATCACTCCGGATCTTCCAGGATCGCAAGCGGTCTTTCGGAAAAGAGATTGATGGAACACGTCAAAGAAATAGAGCAGCTTAACGCAAGCATCGATGGTATACGGATACTTTCAGGTACAGAGTGCGATATACTTCCCAATGGAACACTTGACTACGGTGATGATTTGCTGGAACAGCTTGACATTGTTGTAGTTGCTGTGCATGGTGCTGTCGAACAGGATAGTAAGACCATGACAAAGAGAATAGTAACTGCACTGGAGAATGAACATGTACATATCCTAGCGCACCCCACCGGCCGAAAATTCGGAAAGAGGCTACCCTTTGAGATGGACATGAAAAAGATCATGGAAGCAGCTCTTGAATTCGGAAAAGTCCTGGAAATCAATTCCTCTCCCCAGAGACTTGACCTTAATGGCAACTATGCAATGATGGCCATGGAAATGGGAATAAAACTTGCTATCAATACAGATGCCCATTCGCCCGATCAGTTTGCCAACATAAGATATGGAGTTGGTACTGCAAGAAGGGCTTGGGTTAAACCCGCAGATGTAGTGAATACTTTAGATCTAAAAGAACTCTGCAAGCTCTTAGGCATTCCTTAG
- a CDS encoding (5-formylfuran-3-yl)methyl phosphate synthase encodes MKLLVSPINKEEAIAAHNGGADIIDVKNPKEGSLGANFPWVIRSVKEAIGSEKPISATIGDFNYKPGTASLAALGAAAAGAQYVKVGLFDVRTEDQALEMLTNINRAVKDYDPSKKVVASGYSDYKRINSISPFLLPAIGAKAGVDVVMVDTGIKDGRSTFEFMSEEELMRFTGSIRDVGLESALAGTLKFEDLPVLRRIRPDIIGIRGMVCGGDRTACIQQELVEKLKNMI; translated from the coding sequence ATGAAATTACTAGTCAGCCCAATAAACAAAGAAGAGGCAATCGCTGCACACAATGGTGGTGCTGACATCATTGATGTAAAGAATCCCAAAGAGGGTTCTCTGGGCGCCAACTTCCCCTGGGTTATCAGATCAGTGAAAGAGGCTATCGGATCTGAAAAACCCATCAGTGCAACGATTGGGGATTTCAATTACAAACCGGGCACTGCATCCCTGGCAGCTTTGGGTGCTGCTGCTGCAGGCGCTCAATATGTGAAGGTTGGTCTCTTCGATGTCCGGACCGAAGATCAGGCTCTTGAGATGCTTACCAACATTAACAGAGCGGTCAAGGATTATGATCCATCCAAAAAAGTTGTTGCATCCGGTTACTCGGATTATAAGCGCATAAACTCTATTTCTCCTTTTCTGCTCCCGGCCATCGGTGCGAAAGCCGGAGTGGACGTGGTGATGGTCGATACTGGTATAAAAGATGGCCGGTCCACCTTTGAATTCATGTCCGAGGAAGAGCTCATGAGATTTACAGGCTCTATCCGTGATGTTGGTCTGGAATCTGCTCTTGCAGGCACTCTCAAGTTCGAAGACCTCCCTGTGCTCAGGCGCATCCGGCCAGACATCATTGGCATTCGTGGCATGGTATGTGGCGGGGACCGTACTGCCTGTATTCAGCAGGAACTTGTTGAAAAACTCAAAAATATGATTTGA
- the trxA gene encoding thioredoxin, with translation MDDLEAIRKKRLQELQRSLEARQYPAEPVVVTDTGFDQFVSQYPLTVIDCWAQWCAPCRMLSPIIDQLASELQGKIVFGKLDTDQNPVIAQKLRITSIPTLLIFRQGNLVDRISGALPKHLLLQRLKPIIN, from the coding sequence ATGGACGATCTTGAAGCGATCAGAAAGAAAAGGCTTCAGGAACTTCAGCGTTCCCTCGAAGCACGTCAATATCCGGCAGAGCCAGTAGTTGTAACAGACACCGGTTTTGATCAGTTTGTATCACAATATCCTTTGACGGTGATAGACTGCTGGGCACAATGGTGTGCTCCCTGTCGCATGTTATCTCCCATCATTGACCAGCTTGCCTCAGAACTGCAGGGCAAGATTGTCTTTGGCAAGCTTGATACTGACCAGAATCCTGTGATTGCACAAAAACTGAGAATAACAAGCATTCCCACATTACTGATCTTCCGACAGGGTAACTTAGTTGACCGTATTTCAGGGGCATTACCGAAACATCTGCTTTTACAAAGATTAAAACCAATTATTAATTGA
- the tmk gene encoding dTMP kinase has protein sequence MKGKLITLEGIDGSGKSTICRLLQDDLGFEGCIFTREPTTSWFGDAVNRALRSDTDHIAELMLFLADHADHISRLIRPSLENGDNIISDRYSASRCAYQGATLQDIFEDPLDWVRFLHKGWTIDPDLIILFDIDPEVAVKRCGDRGERSKFEKMEFLKKVRSNYLRLAAEEPGRFVVVNADRPLNEVQEEVFRIIAHAVGTGNKE, from the coding sequence ATGAAAGGCAAACTAATTACTTTAGAGGGCATCGATGGCTCCGGTAAGTCTACTATATGCAGGTTACTGCAGGATGACCTCGGATTTGAGGGTTGTATCTTCACCCGGGAGCCTACTACAAGCTGGTTTGGTGATGCTGTAAACCGTGCCCTTCGCAGCGATACGGACCATATAGCGGAACTCATGCTCTTTCTGGCAGACCATGCTGATCATATTTCCAGGCTTATTCGCCCTTCCCTTGAGAATGGGGACAATATTATATCAGACCGTTATTCTGCAAGCAGGTGTGCCTACCAGGGAGCTACACTTCAGGATATTTTTGAAGATCCACTTGACTGGGTGCGCTTTCTGCATAAAGGCTGGACCATCGATCCTGATCTGATAATTCTTTTTGATATCGATCCGGAAGTGGCTGTAAAGCGCTGCGGCGACCGTGGGGAACGCTCGAAGTTCGAGAAGATGGAGTTCCTGAAAAAAGTACGCAGCAATTATCTGCGCCTTGCAGCAGAAGAGCCCGGAAGGTTCGTTGTGGTCAATGCGGACAGACCCTTAAATGAAGTACAAGAAGAAGTATTCAGGATCATTGCACATGCAGTAGGAACCGGGAATAAAGAGTGA
- a CDS encoding HisA/HisF-related TIM barrel protein: MFRIVFVLDLYNINVVHAQGGDRKNYRPVHLTSHICTTSEPIKLIEEINPKEVYIADLNILQGAGHHNTNFPVIRQISSRVTTMLDPGISSVEEAIEASSLADGIILGTETSSFQTIKEVAALLPGKVNVSIDKKHGKVLTSDPHMPQEPTDIVHELNALDIRNIIVLDMDRVGTSSGVDSQFLSNIVSISHHDVLLGGGVKDIHDIDKLESIGIKGALVATALHNGSIPLYMAQQ; encoded by the coding sequence ATGTTTCGTATCGTTTTTGTACTAGATTTATATAATATAAATGTGGTTCATGCTCAGGGCGGGGATCGGAAGAACTATCGTCCAGTGCATCTTACGAGCCACATCTGTACCACCTCAGAGCCCATAAAGCTCATAGAAGAAATAAATCCAAAAGAAGTTTACATCGCAGACCTTAATATACTGCAGGGAGCAGGGCATCACAATACCAACTTCCCGGTGATCAGGCAAATATCCTCCAGGGTCACTACAATGCTTGACCCGGGCATTTCCTCAGTTGAAGAAGCAATAGAGGCAAGTTCCCTTGCAGATGGCATCATCCTTGGAACCGAAACATCATCCTTTCAGACAATAAAAGAAGTTGCAGCTCTCCTTCCAGGGAAAGTGAATGTCAGCATTGATAAAAAGCATGGGAAAGTACTTACATCCGATCCCCACATGCCTCAAGAGCCTACTGACATCGTGCATGAGCTCAATGCTCTCGATATACGGAATATCATTGTCCTTGACATGGACAGAGTAGGCACATCAAGCGGAGTGGATTCACAATTCTTAAGTAATATTGTCTCCATCTCCCATCACGATGTGTTGCTTGGCGGCGGTGTGAAAGATATCCATGATATCGACAAGCTTGAAAGTATAGGCATAAAGGGTGCCCTTGTGGCAACTGCATTGCATAACGGTTCAATACCGCTGTACATGGCACAGCAATGA
- a CDS encoding DUF166 domain-containing protein — translation MTNIGVITRGKYGKRLIDTILGKTDLGVISAEVPEYLPEFIDDPDEFLEELHMDEKVFNAEILITYSLHPDLTPAIARLAGRHGVRSLIVPGGASKAPVQELEQIAQEYGMYIEVEDICCTLSANPAICEFTDKLSRPLLDIITHEGKVDQVQVIRGAPCGSTWHMAEALKGTPIEEAPAKAGLLIQQYPCRAVRGNQGGIHESAQLHKDAVAKAIEKANLKKEH, via the coding sequence ATGACGAATATTGGTGTGATTACAAGAGGCAAGTATGGTAAAAGGCTGATAGATACCATACTTGGCAAAACGGACCTGGGAGTAATCTCTGCAGAGGTACCTGAATATCTACCTGAGTTCATAGACGATCCAGATGAGTTCCTTGAAGAATTGCATATGGATGAAAAAGTGTTCAACGCAGAGATCCTGATAACATATTCCCTGCACCCGGACCTTACGCCTGCCATAGCCAGGCTTGCCGGCAGACACGGAGTCCGCAGCCTCATCGTTCCTGGAGGTGCCTCAAAGGCACCTGTGCAGGAACTTGAGCAGATCGCACAAGAATATGGAATGTACATAGAAGTGGAAGATATCTGCTGCACCCTCAGCGCAAATCCTGCTATATGTGAGTTCACTGACAAATTATCGAGACCTCTCCTGGATATCATCACTCACGAAGGAAAAGTGGATCAAGTACAAGTTATCAGGGGAGCACCCTGTGGCAGCACCTGGCACATGGCAGAGGCACTGAAAGGAACGCCTATAGAAGAGGCACCTGCTAAAGCCGGACTGCTGATACAGCAATACCCGTGCCGTGCCGTGCGGGGCAACCAAGGCGGTATCCATGAATCTGCGCAACTGCATAAGGATGCTGTTGCAAAGGCCATTGAAAAGGCCAACCTTAAAAAAGAACATTAG
- a CDS encoding restriction endonuclease: MVDTMNIWTFNRLLGLEPYEFEELLGHLFTQMGYRAEVTQRSRDTGVDIMISIENFGLSHTWIVQAKRYAEPVGVKEVREYSSLRYRDNVDGVIIATTSGFTKEAQKEAGDHNVKLIDGPLLLKMLEHYMPKDPDRRIQQHALSENREIGTIEGTVLKQGEKTLGETEVLLRGERVLMACTNKRIFLIKNANSLISKRREVLHSIEVKDMLGWAHEMSSLHLVLGGIQITVMSMRARKLEHAVEMLECLQQEYVRREHLLKFERTKDAFLILTNKRITKIHSSGGSDEISLKNILGTELKGGGLLSRSKLLLMGNMKENNLSEIDCADLASWKEAIEAAIRVG; encoded by the coding sequence ATGGTCGATACTATGAACATCTGGACATTTAATAGACTGCTGGGTCTGGAGCCCTATGAGTTCGAGGAGTTGCTCGGCCATTTATTCACACAGATGGGATACAGAGCAGAAGTAACCCAGAGGTCAAGGGATACGGGAGTGGATATCATGATCTCCATCGAGAACTTTGGCTTGTCCCATACATGGATCGTACAAGCCAAACGCTATGCTGAGCCGGTGGGTGTAAAGGAGGTAAGAGAATACAGCAGCTTGCGCTACAGAGATAATGTCGATGGAGTCATCATAGCTACTACCTCAGGTTTCACAAAGGAGGCTCAAAAAGAAGCTGGAGATCATAATGTGAAACTGATCGACGGTCCGCTGCTCTTAAAGATGCTGGAGCATTACATGCCTAAGGATCCGGATAGAAGGATACAGCAGCATGCTCTGTCTGAAAACAGAGAGATTGGAACCATTGAAGGTACTGTTCTCAAACAAGGAGAAAAGACACTTGGAGAGACAGAAGTGCTTCTTAGAGGTGAAAGGGTCCTAATGGCCTGTACCAACAAGCGCATCTTTCTTATAAAAAATGCAAACTCTCTTATCTCTAAAAGAAGAGAGGTACTTCACTCGATAGAGGTGAAGGATATGCTGGGATGGGCACATGAAATGTCTTCGTTGCATCTGGTTTTGGGAGGTATACAGATTACAGTTATGAGCATGCGGGCCAGGAAACTGGAACATGCAGTGGAGATGCTGGAATGCCTGCAGCAGGAATACGTACGTAGAGAACATTTGCTGAAGTTCGAAAGAACGAAAGATGCTTTTCTAATACTCACTAACAAAAGAATAACAAAAATTCATTCTTCAGGCGGTTCAGACGAAATAAGCCTGAAAAACATATTGGGCACTGAGCTAAAGGGTGGCGGCCTTCTGAGCCGAAGTAAACTCCTCCTCATGGGAAATATGAAGGAGAATAACCTTTCTGAAATTGATTGTGCAGATCTGGCATCGTGGAAGGAAGCTATAGAAGCTGCTATCAGAGTGGGCTGA
- a CDS encoding methanogenesis marker 14 protein produces the protein MGHKPRIVESPSVRLIELKSASTAYFIVASVEVGNTTTKCILTATNLEDGKTRLINKIVTMTRDVRAPKTGEEIFGRTLSGVELTRQSIAELVRDTLLKAVDSANLDIKTDIHFVVRSTGVVAGFDAPEEVGEFIKALADGCLMAGVPPNRMTPPMSVFNMHEKFRKYTKLEKVVFDGAVASVTPPKGATGVEIVANEMEGELATAGIKEGAKWVDVDFRNPCISMDFGTTLDGRIIGQELPYARTIGNFCGYAGAIPDALIKGTGKVDAKKGTALEIAQNISLGKVSLMLKGKQIKEYSEKIQQYIRIEKVPSGFKRYGSVPVNPQAAEEIGVVLIGCDVGINGSDMDKLMAIGAEINEKHGLNFLFAVIDDVMARVVQRLVKVAQEHGLIFENTAIGVTGRAAITGNKPKLILKYLEELGLNHKIEENVVFVDDGLARGAAVMARCMNSLGTTFNPLGGRRGGKCILAQRVKLQSGK, from the coding sequence ATGGGTCATAAACCAAGAATCGTAGAAAGTCCTTCAGTACGGCTGATCGAACTGAAATCAGCTTCCACTGCCTACTTTATTGTAGCGTCTGTGGAAGTAGGTAACACCACTACCAAATGTATCCTCACAGCCACTAACCTGGAAGACGGAAAAACACGTCTGATCAACAAGATAGTCACCATGACCCGTGATGTAAGGGCACCTAAGACCGGCGAGGAAATATTTGGCCGGACCCTCAGCGGTGTGGAGCTTACGCGGCAATCCATTGCAGAACTTGTAAGAGATACGCTTCTCAAAGCAGTGGACTCAGCAAATCTGGACATAAAGACGGATATTCATTTTGTGGTACGTTCTACAGGTGTTGTGGCAGGTTTTGATGCACCTGAAGAAGTGGGTGAGTTCATAAAGGCACTGGCTGATGGCTGCCTCATGGCAGGTGTGCCCCCTAATCGCATGACACCCCCTATGTCGGTATTCAATATGCATGAGAAGTTCCGCAAATACACCAAACTGGAAAAAGTTGTCTTTGATGGAGCCGTTGCAAGTGTCACACCTCCCAAAGGAGCTACCGGTGTGGAGATCGTGGCCAACGAAATGGAAGGAGAACTTGCAACTGCAGGTATCAAAGAAGGTGCAAAATGGGTGGATGTGGATTTCCGTAACCCTTGTATCTCCATGGACTTTGGTACCACACTGGATGGCAGGATCATAGGCCAGGAATTACCCTATGCGAGGACAATCGGTAACTTCTGCGGTTATGCGGGTGCTATACCGGATGCGCTTATCAAAGGCACAGGTAAGGTCGATGCCAAAAAAGGCACTGCTCTTGAGATCGCTCAGAACATCTCCCTTGGTAAAGTTTCGCTCATGCTGAAAGGTAAACAGATAAAGGAATACTCCGAAAAGATCCAGCAATATATACGTATTGAGAAAGTGCCTTCGGGCTTTAAAAGATACGGGAGTGTACCAGTGAACCCTCAGGCTGCAGAGGAGATAGGTGTTGTGCTCATAGGCTGTGATGTAGGTATTAACGGCTCAGATATGGACAAGCTCATGGCAATAGGTGCTGAGATAAATGAGAAACACGGCCTTAACTTCCTGTTCGCTGTAATAGATGACGTAATGGCCCGTGTTGTACAGAGGCTTGTAAAAGTGGCACAGGAACATGGACTTATTTTTGAGAACACTGCTATAGGCGTCACCGGACGCGCAGCAATAACCGGCAATAAACCGAAACTCATCCTGAAGTACCTGGAGGAGCTTGGCCTTAACCATAAAATAGAGGAGAATGTCGTATTTGTGGACGATGGTCTGGCAAGGGGTGCTGCTGTCATGGCGCGGTGTATGAACTCCCTGGGGACGACTTTCAATCCTCTTGGGGGTAGAAGAGGCGGAAAATGTATCCTTGCCCAGCGTGTTAAATTACAGTCTGGAAAATAA